The sequence below is a genomic window from Polaribacter vadi.
TCTATTTTAACGCCTTTTCTTCTTAAAGAATCAACAGCAATTTCTGCACCTAAATAAAAATCGGTAGCAATATTTACCAAGGCAGAATTATTTGCAAAGATTTCTTTTAAACGAGTCGAATCATTTGAATATCTTGCTGCTCTAAAAGGTAATAACAAAGCAACTTTTAAGTCTTTATTTCTTTTGATATAATCATCATAATAAACTTCATCTATGGTTACTTCTAAAGGAATTTCTTTAATTTTCAAAATCATTCCTAACTTTAAACCTTCTTTTAATTCAGGGTTTAAAAGTAATAATTCTCCTCTTGTAACATCAAAAGTTTTACCCAAGCTATAAAAAGTATCGCCTTTTTTTACTTCATAAATTACATATTTGCTTCTAAACTCATCAGTTAAGTCAAGTTGTGTATTTAAACCATCTAAATCATTAATAGAATCTATGGTTACTTGGCTTAAGTTTTCTTTATTCTCTCTAATTCTTTTGTTAAGAAGATCCCACTTTTTTTGAGGAACTACAATGTAAGAATTTACTTTTGGTAAAGTATCCATACCAGGATTTAAACGAATTAAATCTCTAGTAGACATGTCCAATTTTTCAGCAATTTTACTGGCAGAATCTCCTTTTTTAACTTTATACTGAATGTATCTGTTTTGTTGTCCACAAGAAACTGTGAACGATAAAATACACAGAAAAACAAAAAATTTTAAATGCTTCATATATTCTATTCCCATTCTATAGTTGCAGGTGGTTTAGAGCTAATATCATACACTACTCTGTTAACACCTTTTACTTGATTTATAATTTTGTTTGATGTTTTCTGCAAAAATTTATAAGGTAAATCTACCCAATCTGCAGTCATTCCATCTGTACTTTCTACAGCTCTTAAAGCCACAACTTTTTCGTATGTTCTTTCATCTCCCATAACTCCTACAGAGTTTACAGGTAATAACATTGCTCCAGCTTGCCAAACTTTATCATACAAACCATCTTCTTTTAAACCGTTGATAAAAATGGCATCTACTTCTTGTAAAATTCTTACTTTTTCTGGAGTAATATCTCCTAAAATTCTAATTGCCAAACCTGGTCCTGGAAAAGGATGACGTCCTAATAATTCTTTATCAATTCCTAATGATGCTCCTACTCTTCTTACTTCATCTTTAAAAATCATTCTTAAAGGTTCCACAATTTTCAGTTTCATAAAATCTGGCAAACCACCAACATTATGATGACTTTTAATAGTTGCAGAAGGACCACCATTTACAGAAACAGATTCAATTACATCTGGATAAATTGTACCTTGAGCCAACCATTTTACGTCTTTAATTTGATGTGCTTCATCATCAAAAACCTCTATAAACGCATTCCCAATTGCTTTTCTTTTCAATTCTGGATCACTTAGATCTTTTAAAGCTGATAAAAAACGATCTGAAGCATCTACACCTTTAACGTTTAAACCCATTCCTTGGTATTGATTCAATACACTTTCGAACTCATTTTTACGTAATAAACCATTATTCACAAAAATACAATATAGGTTTTTACCAATTGCCTTGTGCAATAAAACTGCTGCAACAGAAGAATCTACACCTCCTGAAAGTCCTAAAACAACTTTATCATTCCCAACTTTTTCTTGAATTGCTGCAACTGTGCTATCAACAAAAGAATCTGGAGTCCAATTTTGTTCCACTTTTGCAATATCCACCAAAAAGTTTGCCAACAATTGTTTCCCATCTGTAGAATGATACACTTCTGGGTGAAATTGAATTCCGAAAGTATCTTCTCCTTCAATTTTATAAGCAGCATTTTCTACATCTGTAGTGCTTGCCAATAAAACAGCATTGGTTGGTAATTCTTTTATAGTATCTGAATGGCTCATCCAAACTTGGCTGCCTTCCACTATATTTCTAAAGAAATTTTCGCTGGTTTTAATATATGATAAATTTGCTCTACCATATTCTCTTGTGTTAGATTCTGCTACTTTTCCACCAGAAAAATGAGCCAAATATTGTGCTCCATAACAAACTGCTAATAATGGTTTTTTGCCTTTAATTGCAGATAAATCTGGATGTAAAACGAGTTCTCCTCTCACAGAATTTGGACTTCCTGATAAAATAACAGCTTTAAAATTCTCTAAACTTTCTGGTATTTTATTGTAAGGATGAATTTCACAATAAATATTAAGTTCTCTAACTCTTCTTGCAATTAATTGCGTGTATTGAGAACCAAAATCTAAAATAAGTACGTTGTGTTGTTGCATGCGCAAAAATAGTATTTCAGATTAAATTTTTAACACTGAAATTTATATTTTTTTGATAAATTAGAATTCGTTGCCTTTTTTGAGAATTCGTATGAATAATTTTGATGAAATAAGAATAGATAAAGGAAAGCTAAACAAATTTGGATCTAAAATAGATCCCGAAATAAATTCAGGCCAAGAAAAAACTCCAACAAATACATGTTGGAGTTTTAAA
It includes:
- the guaA gene encoding glutamine-hydrolyzing GMP synthase; its protein translation is MQQHNVLILDFGSQYTQLIARRVRELNIYCEIHPYNKIPESLENFKAVILSGSPNSVRGELVLHPDLSAIKGKKPLLAVCYGAQYLAHFSGGKVAESNTREYGRANLSYIKTSENFFRNIVEGSQVWMSHSDTIKELPTNAVLLASTTDVENAAYKIEGEDTFGIQFHPEVYHSTDGKQLLANFLVDIAKVEQNWTPDSFVDSTVAAIQEKVGNDKVVLGLSGGVDSSVAAVLLHKAIGKNLYCIFVNNGLLRKNEFESVLNQYQGMGLNVKGVDASDRFLSALKDLSDPELKRKAIGNAFIEVFDDEAHQIKDVKWLAQGTIYPDVIESVSVNGGPSATIKSHHNVGGLPDFMKLKIVEPLRMIFKDEVRRVGASLGIDKELLGRHPFPGPGLAIRILGDITPEKVRILQEVDAIFINGLKEDGLYDKVWQAGAMLLPVNSVGVMGDERTYEKVVALRAVESTDGMTADWVDLPYKFLQKTSNKIINQVKGVNRVVYDISSKPPATIEWE